The DNA region CGGTTGATAGAAGCGGTTGAACAATACCACAGCAGCTGCTCCGTTGGCATATAACTGATCTATCAGAGCTATCGGATTAGTCAGGTTATCACCCAGTTTCATGATGATAGGAATACGTACCGTTTTTTTGATGTGGCTGAGAATATCAATATGCCGTTGTTCGAATGAACCGTAATTGTACTGCATATCTGTCTGGAGAGCCAGGATATTAATTTCTATAGCATCAGCTCCTGCCGCTTCCATTTGTTGCGCAAATCCTACCCATTCAGCATCCTGATAGCAGTTTATGCTGGCAATAACAGGAATGGGGCATACTTTTTTAGTATCCTTAATCAGTTCCAGATACTCTGACAGTTTATGTTGGCGGACGTATTCTACCAAGTAATCACTGCCTTCAGGATACATATTCGGATCTCCCAGCCAGTCAGCTTCCAACATGATCTGCTCTTCAAAAAGAGATTTCAGAACAATGGCACCGACACCGGCTTCATAGAATTTCTGATTTTTTTCAGCACTATCAGTTAAACCTGAGCTGCTGACGATAATCGGGTTTCTTAATTCTAACCCGGCAAAAGTAGTTTTTAATGTTGCCATGGTAATAATGTTTAATGAATAATGATTAATACGTTCTGTCTCCAAAGATTTTGCTTCCTACGCGTATCAGGGTACTTCCAGCAGCAATAGCTTGGTGATAATCGTGGGACATTCCCATGGACAACTCCCGAAAAGCCTCCGTGTCGGCAAACCATGAGTCTTTCACTTCTTTGAAGAAGCTACTTAATGAACAAAATTCCTTCTCTATTTGTTCATTGTCGTCTGTATTTGTTGCCATACCCATCAGACCGCATAATTGTATGTTACTGAGAGTTTTCCATTCACCGACCGCTAACATTTCCCGGCACTCGTCAAAACTAAAACCAAATTTGGTTTCTTCTTCTGCTATGTGCAGTTGCAACAGGCAATTGACTACTTTTCCGGCTTTTGCAGCTTGCTTATTGACTTCTACAAGGAGTTTGTATGAGTCAATTCCGTGGATCAGAGCCACGTAGGGCACGATAAACTTGATTTTATTGGTTTGCAGATGCCCGATAAAGTGCCATTCAATGTCTTTGGGAAGACTTTCGTACTTGGCAGTCATTTCCTGTACTTTGCTTTCTCCGAATATTCGTTGCCCGGCGCGATAGGCTTCTTCTATCGCTTCATTGGGGTGAAATTTGGAGACAGCTACCAGTCGCACCCCATCAGGCAGTTCGCTTAGCACTTGTTGAAGATTCTCTGCAATATTCATGATTAGAAAATTGAAATATGAAATTCAAAAGTTGAAGATCAAAGCGTTCTGTGTTTACGCTAATCACTTCAACTTTCAAAAGATTAAACTTCCGGTTTGTCATTGGGTTCCGCGCTATACGGATATACATCCATAAGGGGTGTTTCAGATACTAAAGCAATCTGGTAATCCGCCATCGTACCCTTCATGCCTTCATCCAGTTTCTTAACAGCATCGCGCAGGTCGGCAGCTTGTACCAACACCTGAGTGGATGTTTTCTTTTCAGCTCCACTCTTTTCGTCCAAAGTAATAAAGATCAGTTTGCACTTGAACCAACGGTCAGCGGCCTCTTCTTCGCTGGGGAATAATTCACTATAGTTGGCACGTTTGATGTCTGATACTGTAAATTCGCCTGAAATAAACGGCGTCATTTCTTCAATGATGCGTGCTTCTGCTTCCGTAAAGCTGAGTGCGTCCACCAAATAAGGTTCTGTAACTTTCTTGTTCATACCGTTTTCCATCACTTTTTCGTAACGGATTTTGCACTCAAACCATGTATGCATTGCCATAATTCCTTTGTTTTTTTAATTATGAATTTATATTCTTGTTATAAAACTGACTACAAAGATAATGCAATTTGAGTGCATAACTTTCATGCTCGCATGAAAAAGTTATGCTGAGATTTTTTATTGTTTCTTTTTATGACTGGTGCTTCATCCTTGAAAATGTACTTCTACATAATTTGTCTCATAGTATCAGAAATATGTGTTGTCAAATAAAAGAGCCTAAATAGAGGCAATCGCCTGTATATCATTGATTGGAGGTAGTGTGATTTCTCGCTGTTATTGCTGTTCTTTGGCGCGTTAAACCTATAAAAACAACAAAATTATGGTAGTAGCTTATTTAAGAGTAAGTACAGAAAAACAATTTCTGGCTAATCAGCGTGAAGAACTTCTGCGTTTTGCAGAGAAGAATGGATTGCAGATTGACAAGTGGTACACCGAAACGGTGAGTGGCAGTGTGAGAAGCAAAGACCGGAAGTTATCGGGGGTGTTGAACCGAATGCAAAGAGGTGACTCGCTGATTGTGACGGAAATTTCAAGATTAAGTCGTACAATGTTGGAAATCATGACAATTCTTAATTCTTGTATCAAGAAAGAAATTGTTCTGTACAGCACAAAAGAGGGGTATGTATTTCAAAATGACATGAACAGCAAGGTATTGGGGTTCGCATTCGGATTAATGGCAGAGATAGAACGTAATTTGATTTCCATGCGAACAAAAGAAGCATTGGCAAGGCGCAGGCAAGAGGGGGTAAAACTGGGACGAAAGAAGGGAACTTGTCCTGCTATGAGGATACTTCGTGAGAACAAAAGGCGTTTGATAAGAGATGCTCAACGAGGTGTTTCCTGTTCGGAGCTGGCTCGCCAGATGGGAGTATCCCGAACTACTATGCATCGTTTCCTGAAGTGTAACTAATGAGAAAACGAGTTGACAAGTTTCTGTTTCCAGGCACTTTAGTCAACTCGTTTCTCCGGGCAGTGGAATTCTTGACTATCCTACGGGAATTTCTTTATCTTCGTTTTTCTCTTTCATGCTTTTTCCACGTTTATGCAAACTCTTCAGTTCAAATGACAACATGATGCGGAAGAATCCGATAATCAGGAATGCGAATGAAATCATGTAAACTGCATAGAGAGCGCCTATTGCCGGTTGCCATAAGATGATGAGCGAACAAATTACGGCTAATATGCCGAAAGCAATATACCAGCCCCAGTCTCTTGTTCCATATCTTTTCAGATCCATGGCATAGCCGACAGATGAGAAGCCTCGGAACATCAGCCAGAATGCAATAATGAAAGGAATAACTTCCATACTTAGTAATGGATAAGCTATCAGGTAGAAACCGAATATCATGTCGATGATACCTCCGGCCAGATACCAGCCCCAACTGGATACATTTTTCCGGTTGCTTACAGCAAAAGAAATCTCCAGCAAACCGCTGAATAACATGGATATACTGAACAGGATACTCAAAACAGCGTAGCCGTTCAACGGTGCAAACATCAGGCTGACAGCAACTACTACGTAGAGTATGCCAAGCAAGAGAGAGAGCCACCAGTTTTTTACTTCGCATTGAAGTTCGTCAAATAAAGTTTTCATACAAATCGAATTTTAAATGGTTATTGTAATCATGTTTGTGAGAGTAACAATTTACAGTTGGAAAAGTTTTGAGCGAACTTTTCTAACAGTTCTTTTGTTATATAAGCATATAAAAAAAGAAAACTATGGCTACAACAAAATTTAAGGGACAACCGGTTAAGATTATCGGTGAGTTTATAAAAACAGGAACAGTTGCTCCTGATTTCGAGTTAGTAAAGACTGATCTTTCTTCTTTTTCTTTGAAAGATATGAAAGGAAAGAATGTGATATTGAATATCTTCCCGAGTTTGGACACTAGTGTTTGTGCAACATCTGTGCGCAAGTTCAATAAGTTGGCAGCAAGTCTGCCTGACACCGTGGTATTGGCGATTTCCAAAGACTTGCCTTTTGCTCACGCTCGTTTCTGTACGACGGAAGGTATTGAAAATGTAATTCCTTTGTCTGATTTCCGTTTTTCAGATTTTGATGAAAGCTATGGTGTGCGTATGGCAGACGGTCCATTGGGCGGTTTGTTGGCACGTGCAGTGGTTATCATTGGTAAAGATGGAAAAGTGATGTATACCGAACTGGTACCCGAAATCACTCAAGAACCGGATTATGACAAAGCAATAGAGGCTGTGAAGAAATAGTAATCTCAGATTTTTAAATAGCAATAAGAATAATAAGGTGCACAAGGGTCGTGAGGCTATTGTGCACCATTTGTTTTTTATATAGTGAGTTGGTGTATGGATTGATTGTGGATTATCTTTTGTGTATTTTATTTGCTTTATGGTGAGTAACTGACTTTTTTTGTTTTACTTTGTACCATGAAATCAAGTATTAATAGATAACAAAGAAAAATGGAACGAGGTTTAAAAGACTACGCCTTACTCATGCTGAAAGGTGTGGGAATGGGAGCAGCCGATGTGGTTCCCGGAGTATCGGGAGGAACAATTGCTTTTATTGTGGGAATTTATGATGAACTGATAGATTCGATAAAAAGCATCAACGGAAAAAGTTTAAAGTTGTTTTTTACAGGAAAATGGGGAGCGTTCTGGAAAGCCATTAATGGCAATTTTTTAATTTCCATTGTAGCTGGAATCGCTGTCAGTGTATTTTCACTGGCTAAGATTATTACATGGTTGCTTACGGATCATCCGGTAATGGTTTGGGCTTTCTTTTTCGGACTGGTGCTGGCTTCCACCTGGTTTGTGGGGAAAGATATAAAGGAGTGGAATAAGAAAACAATTCCGGCTTTTATCATAGGAGTGGCAGTTGCTTATTATATTACGGTGGCAACTCCTGCTGAAACGCCATCCAATCTGTTTTTCATTTTCCTTTGCGGTGCGATTGCTATTTGTGCGATGATCTTGCCGGGTATATCGGGCAGTTTTATTTTGGTACTGTTAGGCAAATACTTTTATATAATGGAAGCGGTCAAGACACTTGATATAGCGACTTTATTAGTATTCTTGGCAGGCGCCTGTATAGGTATAACTACTTTTTCACGAGTTCTTTCCTATGCGTTAAAGAATTTTCGTAATATAACGTTGGCGGTATTGACCGGCTTTATGCTGGGGTCTCTTAATAAAGTATGGCCATGGAAAGAAACGATTGAAACGTTCACAGACAGTCATGGAGTAGTGAAGCCACTGGTTGAAGCGAATATCCTTCCTAATCAATATATTGTTGAAGCTGTAGTATTGATGATTGTTGGTTTCTTCCTGGTATATTTTTTGGAGAAGCTTTCTACACGTAGTGCTAAATAAGGATACCCCCTACAATATAAAAAAAATAGAGAGTAAAGCAATCAGCTTTACTCTCTGTTTTTTTATTGCAATGCTTTTATGATATTTTGCATATAAACAGCCAGATCTTCCCGGTCTTCATTTTCCATCATAGCCTGCATCTTCTCCAGTTCTTTCAGATCAAAGGGGCGGGTGCACTTCTGATTGTACTTTATGAAGTTTTCCTTATCATGCAGTGTCATGTAGAGAACGGTCAACTTTTCATTGATACCTTCAAATTCCGGTTCTAACTCACAAACACGTTCAAAAGCTATTTTCGCATAATCCAGATACCCGATTTCCATGCTGTGCATACCTATTTCATTCCAGGTATCAGCGCTAGGAGCACAATTCAAGGCCTTTGCCCATTGCTTTATTCCCTTTTCGTAGTCACCTTCTTCGACGTACATGCGGCCTTCAATCAGGTAGGCTTCAGGATCTTTCGGTTCCAGCTTTTGGGCTTTTTTGCAATACTGGTGCGCTTTGCGTTTCTTTTTCATTTTGGAAAGGCAAAGTCCTGCATTGGCATATAGGCTGGGTAGAGTAGGTGCGGGAGTTTCTTCCGCTTCGTTAGCCTGGATTGCTTTTTCCAGATTTTCGTATCCTTCTTCCCATTCGCCTTTGGATACCTTGCATAAGCCGATGTAGGTATAGACAAACTCAGGAGCCAACCCATGCATCCGCTCAGCTTTCTGATAACATTCCAACGCTGCATCCTCATTGCCCAACTGGTAAAAACAATGCCCTTTCATTACATAGGCGTCTGTAAATTCGTCATCACCTACCAATGCATAGTCGCAGGCATCAATTGCCTGGTCGAAGTTCAGATCTTCAAAATGGCATCTTGCCAGTCCGAACCAATAGGGAGCCGAATATGGATTCTGATCTATCAGCTGGTTATATAGAGGAATTGCTTCTTTTATCATACCTTTCCCATAGTAACAGTCTGCAACTACGGCAATGTAAGCTTCTTCATCGGCATATTCTTCCTTTACCGGGTTGAGCCATGCCAGAGCCTTGTCCGGATAGCCCATATCGAGGTACATATAAGATACATCGATTACATTTGCCAGGTCCTCTTTATCTTCAATCGTATCGAGTAGCTGTTCGGCATCATCCAGCTTACCTTCACTCAACAGCAAGTGGGCGCGTACCACCTTGGCTTCCGGCGAATAGGTATCGGGAAGGTTTTCGATGATTTCACGTGCCTTTGCTCTTTTTCCGCTATCCAGATGCAGGTAAGCATATTCTATCATTAATGCCGTACTGTCGGGATGTAGCTTCAGGCCATATTCTGCAATTTCTAAAGCTTTATCATAATTCTTTCTGGTGCCATACCAGTCGGCAAGGTCAGCCAAATCGTCTGCGTCCAGATAAAATGGTTGTTTCGCGGACATTGCCGATTCATATTGTTCGGCAAGTTCCTGAAGTTCTTTATCTCTGCCGGACAGCAGGTTTTTATTGCTCATTAATAGTTTACTCCTATAATCCTTACTTTATTTGTTAATCTTGCCCCAGGTATCTTTCAACCCTACAGTACGGTTGAATACCATCTTCTCCGGTGTGGAGTCCGGATCTACATTAAAATAACCGATGCGCTGGAACTGCAAGTAAGTTAGCGGTTTCATGCCTGCGGCATATTTCTCAATGTAGCAATGGGGCAGTATATGCAATGAATCCGGGTTGATGATTTCTTTCATCGCTTCCAGGGCATCGCAGTTTTTAGCTTCACGAATAGCGGCAAGCTCGTCGCGTGGGTTCTCCACTTTCCACAGGCGGTCGTAGAGGCGTACTTCGGCTTCGAGACAATGGTCGCAGCTAACCCAATGCAGGGTACCTTTCACCTTACGGTTTGCTTCGGGCATGCCGCTCTTGGTGTTCGGGTCGTATTCGCAATATACTTCGACTATTTCTCCGGCTTCATTTTTCTTGCAACCGGTACATTTCACGATATAAGCACTTTTCAGGCGCACTTCTTGTTCCGGAGTCATGCGGAAATATTT from Bacteroides sp. MSB163 includes:
- a CDS encoding dihydroorotate dehydrogenase-like protein translates to MATLKTTFAGLELRNPIIVSSSGLTDSAEKNQKFYEAGVGAIVLKSLFEEQIMLEADWLGDPNMYPEGSDYLVEYVRQHKLSEYLELIKDTKKVCPIPVIASINCYQDAEWVGFAQQMEAAGADAIEINILALQTDMQYNYGSFEQRHIDILSHIKKTVRIPIIMKLGDNLTNPIALIDQLYANGAAAVVLFNRFYQPDIDIEKMKQISGNVFSTGADLAKALRWIGIASAAVNKLDYAASGGIHSPEGIVKAILAGASAVEICSAFYQNSYALVGEYIHFLNLWMDRKGMENIPQFKGMLNVSDLNGVNTFERTQFMKYFSSKK
- a CDS encoding YggS family pyridoxal phosphate-dependent enzyme translates to MNIAENLQQVLSELPDGVRLVAVSKFHPNEAIEEAYRAGQRIFGESKVQEMTAKYESLPKDIEWHFIGHLQTNKIKFIVPYVALIHGIDSYKLLVEVNKQAAKAGKVVNCLLQLHIAEEETKFGFSFDECREMLAVGEWKTLSNIQLCGLMGMATNTDDNEQIEKEFCSLSSFFKEVKDSWFADTEAFRELSMGMSHDYHQAIAAGSTLIRVGSKIFGDRTY
- a CDS encoding DUF4494 domain-containing protein is translated as MAMHTWFECKIRYEKVMENGMNKKVTEPYLVDALSFTEAEARIIEEMTPFISGEFTVSDIKRANYSELFPSEEEAADRWFKCKLIFITLDEKSGAEKKTSTQVLVQAADLRDAVKKLDEGMKGTMADYQIALVSETPLMDVYPYSAEPNDKPEV
- a CDS encoding master DNA invertase Mpi family serine-type recombinase, encoding MVVAYLRVSTEKQFLANQREELLRFAEKNGLQIDKWYTETVSGSVRSKDRKLSGVLNRMQRGDSLIVTEISRLSRTMLEIMTILNSCIKKEIVLYSTKEGYVFQNDMNSKVLGFAFGLMAEIERNLISMRTKEALARRRQEGVKLGRKKGTCPAMRILRENKRRLIRDAQRGVSCSELARQMGVSRTTMHRFLKCN
- a CDS encoding HdeD family acid-resistance protein gives rise to the protein MKTLFDELQCEVKNWWLSLLLGILYVVVAVSLMFAPLNGYAVLSILFSISMLFSGLLEISFAVSNRKNVSSWGWYLAGGIIDMIFGFYLIAYPLLSMEVIPFIIAFWLMFRGFSSVGYAMDLKRYGTRDWGWYIAFGILAVICSLIILWQPAIGALYAVYMISFAFLIIGFFRIMLSFELKSLHKRGKSMKEKNEDKEIPVG
- the tpx gene encoding thiol peroxidase produces the protein MATTKFKGQPVKIIGEFIKTGTVAPDFELVKTDLSSFSLKDMKGKNVILNIFPSLDTSVCATSVRKFNKLAASLPDTVVLAISKDLPFAHARFCTTEGIENVIPLSDFRFSDFDESYGVRMADGPLGGLLARAVVIIGKDGKVMYTELVPEITQEPDYDKAIEAVKK
- a CDS encoding DUF368 domain-containing protein, with the protein product MERGLKDYALLMLKGVGMGAADVVPGVSGGTIAFIVGIYDELIDSIKSINGKSLKLFFTGKWGAFWKAINGNFLISIVAGIAVSVFSLAKIITWLLTDHPVMVWAFFFGLVLASTWFVGKDIKEWNKKTIPAFIIGVAVAYYITVATPAETPSNLFFIFLCGAIAICAMILPGISGSFILVLLGKYFYIMEAVKTLDIATLLVFLAGACIGITTFSRVLSYALKNFRNITLAVLTGFMLGSLNKVWPWKETIETFTDSHGVVKPLVEANILPNQYIVEAVVLMIVGFFLVYFLEKLSTRSAK
- a CDS encoding tetratricopeptide repeat protein encodes the protein MSNKNLLSGRDKELQELAEQYESAMSAKQPFYLDADDLADLADWYGTRKNYDKALEIAEYGLKLHPDSTALMIEYAYLHLDSGKRAKAREIIENLPDTYSPEAKVVRAHLLLSEGKLDDAEQLLDTIEDKEDLANVIDVSYMYLDMGYPDKALAWLNPVKEEYADEEAYIAVVADCYYGKGMIKEAIPLYNQLIDQNPYSAPYWFGLARCHFEDLNFDQAIDACDYALVGDDEFTDAYVMKGHCFYQLGNEDAALECYQKAERMHGLAPEFVYTYIGLCKVSKGEWEEGYENLEKAIQANEAEETPAPTLPSLYANAGLCLSKMKKKRKAHQYCKKAQKLEPKDPEAYLIEGRMYVEEGDYEKGIKQWAKALNCAPSADTWNEIGMHSMEIGYLDYAKIAFERVCELEPEFEGINEKLTVLYMTLHDKENFIKYNQKCTRPFDLKELEKMQAMMENEDREDLAVYMQNIIKALQ